Genomic window (Ctenopharyngodon idella isolate HZGC_01 chromosome 20, HZGC01, whole genome shotgun sequence):
AGTTTCATCTTCTGCAGTTTGTCCATCTTCTGCAGTTTCGTTTTCAGCAGTCTCATCCTCTTCTGCAGTTTCATCTTCAGCAGTTTGTCCATCTTCTGCAGATTCGTTTTCAGCAGTCTCATCCTCTTCTGCAGTTTCATCTTCTGCAGTTTGTCCATCTTCTGCAGATTCGTTTTCAGCCGTCTCATTTTCTTCTACAGTGTCATCATTAACTGTTTCGCCTTCTTCTCGAGTTTCATCTTCAGCAGTTTGTCCATCTTCTGCAGTTTCGTTTTCAGCAGTCTCATCCTCTTCTGCAGTTTCATCTTCAGCAGTTTGTCCATCTTCTGCAGATTCGTTTTCAGCAGTCTCATTTTCTTCTACAGTGTCATCATTAACTGTTTCGCCTTCTTCTCGAGTTTTATCTTCTGCAGTTTGCCCATCTTCTGCAGTTTCGTTTTCAGCATGCTCATTCTCTTCTGCAGTGTCGTCATTAACTGTCTCACCTTCTTCTGCAGTTTCATCTTCTGCAGTTTCGTTTTCAGCAGTCTCATCCTCTTCTGCAGTTTCATCTTCAGCAGCTTGTCCATCTTCTGCAGTTTCGTTTTCAGCCGTCTCATCCTCTTCTGCAGTGTCATCATTAACTGTCTCACCTTCTTCTCCAGTTTCATCTTCAGTTATTTTATCTTCTCTAGCAGTTTCTGCTTCTGGGGTTTGTCCATCTTCTAAAGTTTCATCTTCAGATGTTTTGCCCTCTTCTACTGTTTCACCTTCAACTGTCTCACCTTCTTCTGCAGTTTCATTACCAGCTATGTCATCCTCATCATCTGCTAGTGCTTCAGCAGTCTGCCTGTTCTCTACAGTCTCTTCACCAGTGGTCTCACCCTCCTCAACAGATTCTATTTTCGCAGTTTGCCCTTCTTCTGCAGTTTCATCATAAGCTGTTTCATCCTGCTCTTCTGATTCTTCCTCAGTGTATTCTTCAGTTGCTTCTTCCTTTTTTGTTTCAGCCTGCATATCATCAAATTCACTAATGTCATCATTTGCCACTTCTTTATCTAATTCTTCATTAATCTTAGAACTGCTTGCACTTTCTTTAACAGCCATTAAATCAGAATCAGTCTCATCATTCTCCTCTTGCTCTTCATCTTGTTCTGCTTCCTTATGTTGTGCTGTCAATGTGTTATCAGACATCTCAACAGTTTCCCCAACTTCATCCACATCTTTCCTTAAATGTTTGGATATATTTGATTGTTTCACAGAACCATCTTCTACGTAAGTGCTGGAGGCATTGTCTTCCTCTTCACCCTCCTCACTTTCTCGTTTTTTATATTCTTCCTTAATTTCTTGGGCACTGGAAGCAAGAATTTCTTTATCTGCACCTTCTTTCTCATCCTCCTCTTTGACAGCCTCAAGCCCCACAATTTCTCCCTCCATCTTACTGGGTGTAGATTCACTGGCAATCTCCCCCATGTTTTCATTGGTGGGAGACGATTTCTTCATCTGGAGAATTTTTCTCAAATCAAAGTCCATCATTACAGGGGCGGAATTCAGCATTTCCACAGGTAACACATGTTTGGAtgccattttctttttcaagcATGTGTCACAAGGACAATATTCATCATCGCTACGTTGATCACTGAAATCAGTCCCTGTCATTGTGTAATCATCATCACTTTTAGCAGGTTGTGGATCAATGGATTGGTTGCGCATCACTTTCAGGCGTCTCCGCCTTTGCTCCGTTTGAATGGTAGATTCACGTGACATTGTCTCTTTCGGTGGTCTTGGTCTTCCAGCTCTGCCTTGAATTTTCCTTAGTTCCCTGTCTATACTCGATTGTATCCGTTTGCGGACTTCATCTTGCAATTCACTTATCATGGAGTCAAGCTGCTCATTGTCATCCAGATTCCAACGGACTTTGAACTCAGCCATTGCATCAACATAATGTGTCATAAATTGCTTTTCTAATTTGCTCAATAAATTCAGAACCCATACAGGATCAGGGTCTTGAGAAAGCCTTTTTGATAGTTGACGTCTTTGTTGTGTTGGTGCACTGCCTGAACTTGTGTCCTCTTGACGGTCTGATTCAGTTTCCTTATTATTATTCCCAGAACTCTTGTTTGAAAGAGGTGTTTCAATGAGTTCCCTTGGACTATCATTATTCCTGATAGTCTCGTCAGAGCCTTGGACATCATCTTTTAGCTTCTCTTCAACAGTGTCCTTTGTCTCTGGAGTCCACTGAGCTTGACTGGCTATATCTGGAGTGGCTGAGTCATATTTTGATACTGGTGTTTCTGAAGCTTCCTCTTCCACTGTTTCATCAACTTCCTGTACCTTTGTCAGGGTATCCAGGACTTCACATTCTGTATTGATTTGGACTTGGGTGCCATCATTGACACTACTTTTCCCAGAACCTGTTGAGCCACTGTTAACATCTACCCCTGAGGATGACCTGGCTTTGAGTTCCTTGTCCAGATGCTTGTTTCTTTCCTCAGATGTCTTCTCGCTGTCTTTTGGGTCACAAAGCCAAAGAGACTTAAGCATTGTCATGAGCTCCTGGTATTTTTCTTTGTTAccatctttatcactagaacCAAAGTCTAACAACTGAAGATTTGCCAAACAATCCAGAAGACCTTGCGCTGATGTACTGAGCTTACGTCCATATACAGATGACACCTCTGGTAAGCTATTGCATCTGTCGAGTTTGGGGCTTAGCAAGACTTTCATCACCAGAACTGAGGAATTAAACATCTTCGGTTCATCCCCCCTCTGAGAGTGATCACCCTCAGCAACTTCAGGAGATTTTTCAACTTCAATAGCTCCCTCTGCCTTTACCATATGAGCATCTTCCATCTCATGTTGTGTTTCAAGCTTGGTCACGTCATGTCGCAATGTTTTATGCTCATTTTCATTTCCGGAAGGCACATGTGATGTACAGAGTGGCTCTACTGAATCAAAGTTGTCGTGGAATTCATCGCCTAAATCACACAAGGCAGTGTCTGATGGGATTTTCCTCAGCCATTCATTTACCACCTCAGTTGGAGAGGCATTTGGCAGGCAAGAAGGACTCAGCTCAGATATGTCTTCATCCATCTTCTGGCAAGAAGAGTCACTACCAATCCTTTTCCTACATTTGCTACTTTTTTCACTCTTAATGTCACTGACATTTGTATCAGACTTACACGACTGAGTTTTTTCTGCTGCTGTATTCAAATGGTAAGTATGTTCTTCTCTTGGGTCTGGAGCAGGAACGGTCTGTGATAACATGCTATCATTGGAGCCGCCGAGTAAAATAACAggttttttggattttttgggAGATTTTGGTGGGATAGGACTGAGTTGGTTTCCTGAGGTAACAGATAAAGTCGCAGAATGACACCTGGGCGTATTGTCCTCAACTTTCTGTGTAGTCTTGGTGCTTAATTTATCGTTTCTTCCATTGACAACTGTAGTTTTAACATCATTCTTTTGATTATTTACTTTCAAATGAGATGAAGAACTGGATATATTACTCTTTGGTCTGTCAGTCATTTTTGCAGTATTTCCCTCTTTAGTTTTAGATTTCTCAGAGTCTGAGTTTGCAGAGGCACTTGAAATTTGTATTTTCTGTTGTGTAGAACTGCATTTTGAACAGACACTTTGAGATTTATGGGTAACATCTGGACTTTCAGTTTTCTCTTGACCTGTGATTTCAGTATGTACAGACATACCAGAAGCTTTGCTAGATGGACGGATCTCTTCATTTGGAGAGCTCTGCCTCACTGAACCAGTGGCAGATGGTTGGCTATCAGATGAAGtatttaaatgctttgttttggAGGATTTATTGCTTGCTACATCATCTCTGTCCTGGATTGTGTCTCTAGGAAATGTAGAGCTGCAATGAGAGCATTTGGACTTAGATTTACTAGAAACATTTGACTTAGCTGATGCAAAACTTTTAGGTCTTTCTTCTGGGGTCTGTGTTGTTTTACTTGTTATTCGTACTGGAGATTCTGATAAACACTGGTCAGATCTACCACATATTTCAGTCTTCGATGAAGCAGAGTTCATTGAAACAGCGCCTTCATCTATTTCCTCAACATCATCAGCCTCATGGTCTTCAACTATCCCAATAGATACTGAGGTGCTTGTTGGTGTtaaaactctttcagaggcggAGCTGATTTTGGACGTTGCTGACTTTTTAGAGAGAGGACTTGCAGGTAATTCTTCATGTTCAGAGTCTTTTTCAGATGATGCCATTTGACTCAATGACTCGTTTATTGCACCACAAGCATATTTATTTGAGTTCTCCTCTTGAGATACTTTTGATCGATCAGACACTGGACTCTCACCTCTGTTCAATTCCATATCTACAATGTTTGTGGCTGTATCAACCTGACCCTCAGAAACCTTAGACTTCCTGGATCTTGTAGATACGTTTGACTTAACTGACAATTTGCTTGGTGATCTGTTCACTTTTTTATCCACACCTGCTTTAGACACTTCAGATTCCGCAGATGCATTAGACACCACACTTGTCGATCTTCTGTCAGGCTCTTCAGCTTCTGAGAGGAGGGACTTTGCAGAAGCATTTGATTTGGTAGGCACAACACTTGATTTAACAGTGGCAGTTGTAGATGGAGTTGACTTTACAGACAAAGAGCTTGTTGTTCTTTCTACCACTTTATTTGCTTCTTCATCCTCCTCAGCTGTTCTTTCTGAATGTTTTGATTTCTCAGATGCACAAGATTTTGCAGACATTGCACTTGATGATCGAACATCTCCTGTATCTGTGTTACCAGTTTCCTTAGGAGCAACTCCTGAAATATTTGACCTCTTAGATCTTGCAGATGTTTTAGATGTAGCTGATGCTGAACTTGGTGTTCTCTGTTGTACATTGTTAATTAGCTCAAAATCTTCTGACTTGTTTGATCTTGCAGAAAGATTAGAAATAGAGGACAAAGCACTTTCTGTTCTCGCTTCCTTTTGTATATCTTCATTGACAGGGCCTTTTAGACCAGATCTTCCAGAGACATCAGATTTCAATGACCTCGAACTTGGTGCCCTCTTATCTGGTTCATCTCTTTCTGAAATTTTCGACGTTCTGGATCTTACAGAAGAATTCGATTTTGCAGACACTGCACTTGGAGCCCTTTCTTGGATTTCTCCCTCATTTGAGATCTCATTTTCATCAGGTATGGCTTCAGACATTAATGAAATGGCACTTGGAGGTCTACCTAGACTCTGAACCTCTTCTTCCTCTGTATGCTTTGACTTATTGGATCTTACTGAAATTCTG
Coding sequences:
- the rp1l1b gene encoding uncharacterized protein rp1l1b, which encodes MKSKISARSEMSIDLSELEDHEQDRAPSSVSIVSNVSQKSKSDISEVASLQEGVECLNPLSISEAEGATQVELPGERSPSSVSSISNVSKRSRTSKISEADQGEIQEKEDVQERASSTISVKSISSARARKSKTTPTPGSGEELKERSPSVMSIKSNASLKSNKSKLEEEETENRASSALSVKSEVSTLSKKSNLSNREQLEERASSAVSAKSNVSVRSKGSKMSEVAGDDDGLSEVYAASHTSETSNECRTEPEETCKSTERSPDKEERAPSALSAKSNSSSKSKKSKGSNMEADIVAEDRDDLRSASVLSSKSNISARSVKTTVSETRDETEESNQSDGVEVAEERALSAMSSKSNASERLKKSNNLNVPSALPRGAEHQTEERAQSALSARSSVSTRSNKSRISDVLTDELVDAKDQEEERASSALSAKSNVSAKSKKSNASATDVNTDNEEKGDRVPSAMSGRSDISTKTSISAKSKASKVAEIQAEEPDAKHQEEERASSALSAKSNVSAKSKMSDASATDVNTDNKEKEDRVPSAMSGRSDISTKTSISAKSKSSKVAEIQAEEPDAKDQEEERASSALSAKSNVSAKSKMSDASATDVNTDNKEKEDRVPSAMSGRSDISTKTSISAKSKASKVAEIQAEEPDAKDQEEERYDDEEPDDEESEVKAPSVTKSRISVRSNKSKHTEEEEVQSLGRPPSAISLMSEAIPDENEISNEGEIQERAPSAVSAKSNSSVRSRTSKISERDEPDKRAPSSRSLKSDVSGRSGLKGPVNEDIQKEARTESALSSISNLSARSNKSEDFELINNVQQRTPSSASATSKTSARSKRSNISGVAPKETGNTDTGDVRSSSAMSAKSCASEKSKHSERTAEEDEEANKVVERTTSSLSVKSTPSTTATVKSSVVPTKSNASAKSLLSEAEEPDRRSTSVVSNASAESEVSKAGVDKKVNRSPSKLSVKSNVSTRSRKSKVSEGQVDTATNIVDMELNRGESPVSDRSKVSQEENSNKYACGAINESLSQMASSEKDSEHEELPASPLSKKSATSKISSASERVLTPTSTSVSIGIVEDHEADDVEEIDEGAVSMNSASSKTEICGRSDQCLSESPVRITSKTTQTPEERPKSFASAKSNVSSKSKSKCSHCSSTFPRDTIQDRDDVASNKSSKTKHLNTSSDSQPSATGSVRQSSPNEEIRPSSKASGMSVHTEITGQEKTESPDVTHKSQSVCSKCSSTQQKIQISSASANSDSEKSKTKEGNTAKMTDRPKSNISSSSSHLKVNNQKNDVKTTVVNGRNDKLSTKTTQKVEDNTPRCHSATLSVTSGNQLSPIPPKSPKKSKKPVILLGGSNDSMLSQTVPAPDPREEHTYHLNTAAEKTQSCKSDTNVSDIKSEKSSKCRKRIGSDSSCQKMDEDISELSPSCLPNASPTEVVNEWLRKIPSDTALCDLGDEFHDNFDSVEPLCTSHVPSGNENEHKTLRHDVTKLETQHEMEDAHMVKAEGAIEVEKSPEVAEGDHSQRGDEPKMFNSSVLVMKVLLSPKLDRCNSLPEVSSVYGRKLSTSAQGLLDCLANLQLLDFGSSDKDGNKEKYQELMTMLKSLWLCDPKDSEKTSEERNKHLDKELKARSSSGVDVNSGSTGSGKSSVNDGTQVQINTECEVLDTLTKVQEVDETVEEEASETPVSKYDSATPDIASQAQWTPETKDTVEEKLKDDVQGSDETIRNNDSPRELIETPLSNKSSGNNNKETESDRQEDTSSGSAPTQQRRQLSKRLSQDPDPVWVLNLLSKLEKQFMTHYVDAMAEFKVRWNLDDNEQLDSMISELQDEVRKRIQSSIDRELRKIQGRAGRPRPPKETMSRESTIQTEQRRRRLKVMRNQSIDPQPAKSDDDYTMTGTDFSDQRSDDEYCPCDTCLKKKMASKHVLPVEMLNSAPVMMDFDLRKILQMKKSSPTNENMGEIASESTPSKMEGEIVGLEAVKEEDEKEGADKEILASSAQEIKEEYKKRESEEGEEEDNASSTYVEDGSVKQSNISKHLRKDVDEVGETVEMSDNTLTAQHKEAEQDEEQEENDETDSDLMAVKESASSSKINEELDKEVANDDISEFDDMQAETKKEEATEEYTEEESEEQDETAYDETAEEGQTAKIESVEEGETTGEETVENRQTAEALADDEDDIAGNETAEEGETVEGETVEEGKTSEDETLEDGQTPEAETAREDKITEDETGEEGETVNDDTAEEDETAENETAEDGQAAEDETAEEDETAENETAEDETAEEGETVNDDTAEENEHAENETAEDGQTAEDKTREEGETVNDDTVEENETAENESAEDGQTAEDETAEEDETAENETAEDGQTAEDETREEGETVNDDTVEENETAENESAEDGQTAEDETAEEDETAENESAEDGQTAEDETAEEDETAENETAEDGQTAEDETAEEGETVNDDTAEEDEHAENETAEDGQTAEDETAEEDETAENESAEDGQTAEDETAEEDETAENETAEDGQTAEDETAEEGETVNDDTAEEDEHAENETAEDGQTAEDETREEGETVNDDTVEENETAKNESAEDGQTAEDETAEEDETAENETAEDGQTAEEDETAENETAEDGQTAEVETGEEGETVNDNTAEEGEMAENKTTEDGQTAENETAENGQTALDETGEEGETVNDDTAEEDETAENETAEDGQTAENETGEEGQTVNDDTAEEDEVVENKTAEDGQTAEDETGEEGETGNKDTTEVHEAAENETAEECETVNNDTAEEHETAENESVGQTAEEETGEEVETENDDPGEEHEAPENEAAEDGETAEDKTSEDGQTTEAETAGEDETSANNASVEDGENAEAVENCNTGDDETAEEGETANDDTVKECEMAENESVEGGQTAESETAGDDTGDEDAADEGTTEAEMSEEKSTVEDGTTEENKNAEVELEEQKQTLDHERTGEETDKSQSDVEEDKESVSCEEAEEGDILSNLEDTECLDVVTNLEVVEDETSPKNNGDVVLDSVDDEGEESEKEDDDVEIIANKGVLVANNGESAEAGDEAEDDTEPDMETDEGEHDGSASALQPVLQPKQIDDKSDGATSFNVLVKHNSESEDGADADGEDSETEEHNQVVDLNSESEGKPQKKTAHTTFKMLLHALNFLKLSAAGQPERREEDNEREVEDKEAPEDESDDAGEKDEVEELNTKEKGKLSDITEDTAEEEEHQTNETNVDSNDSEWESSENALQKQMTKSSLESQPGSFEEVHEELTKNQKGSNHLNANWQNHS